The DNA segment TTTAATAACTGTAATGCAATACTGATAATATAATGATCAATGtacataattgataaataatcttGTAACAGAAAGACTATAtagtaaaatcattttcatgaaCATTTTACGGAATGAGAGTTATTTTTAAGGCTATAATGCATGTTAAAAGGAAAATgccataaaaatttaaagaatacagataTTAAAAGAACCCATGCAGGTCTTCATGTCATTAACATTGTCAAACTGGTTTTTAACTAAACATCTAGTCAAACTGGTTTGATATAACTGATAATTTCTTGCCCTAGTTGTATATTTCACAGTGACCTTGTGTGTTTGTGCTAAGAGTACATTGTAAtgtcatatttattgatttgCTGTTGGGACATGACCTACATTGTTAACATGAAAAACAGTGGCTTGAGATTTCAACTGATATTAGTATAATAAACAATGATTAATTAatatttggaattttatatcctggttgatgatgtttttttggGACCAAGATGTTTTCTTCATTCTAGTTTAgattatgattattttaaccTTCAACATTGTTCAATGCACATTTAAAGATAGAAAAGATTTCAGgtctcatttaaaatattttgcaactaaataataatttgtCAGATTTGGTGTAAACTAAAAACAAGACAGTGTAATAGATAACCTGCAAGCATAGTCTTATTTCTATAACAGTCAAGCagatggtatttttttttatatctgaaaaaaaactaccatgtaaaaaaatatgcaatttaaagGCCTCAAATAACCCCTAAAATTCAACATTAACagatttttaacaattaaatcaAGATGCACAAAGTTTTAAGTATTGGTCAGAATATAGGGTTCTTTTGTACTTTaacaatatcacaataacaATAAAGTGACCTTAATTTTGGACAAGGTAAATGGCATTAAGCCAAATTTATCAACTTTTATTGTATGAATGGGATAAACTGACCTCTCAATTCTCAaggctaaataagtattttataggCTAAATACAAACTTACCTGTCAAGGTAGAATTGTAATCTGAGTGATATCGGTGTTATTCAAATCACCATAAGTATATTTTCTTACCGGGTAAGATATTATTGAGTACACCATTAAGTATTCCTCCTGCTGATATTGCTAATGAATTCATGTCTCTATCATGCCACTGTAAagaaacaattttcaaaatcttaactTATGAACAAAAGCAATCAACCAGTAAAATTATTTGtagatattcattttttctcaAGATAACATCCAAAAGACCTCAAAAGtgtacaaacaagaatgtgtccaaattACATGGACGCCCCACTCGGACTATCATACcgtagggaacatgtgtactaagtttcaagttgattggacttcagcttttctaaaaactaccttgactaaaaactttaacctgaagcgggacagacgaactGAAGAACGAACGCACAGACGGACACactgaccagaaaacataatgcccctctactatcgtaggtggggcatacaaattcATAGTTTATGGGGAATAAATAACTGCAATAAAAAGCTCATTGAAAAATTTAACCAagacaatttctttttttttgtcttcaatattatttttgttattttctgttcATTCTTGTTTCTGAAGTAAACGGATTTAACGTTCAAATTGTACAAAGTGAAATAAAAGCTATAAGTTGTTCATTGATGGTTTTGCTCATATTGACATGTATTGTGATCCTGTATTACTGACCATGTTTGTAAGTAACATTGTTTTATGCTCCATTTTTGGGcaatatgttttctggtctgtgtgtctgtcTGTTAGTTTGTAAATCTATTTGTTTGTCCATTTTTCATccatctgtcctgcttcaggtttaagttttttgtCCAGGAAGTTTATTTAAGAAGAATTATAGTAAATATCAATACCAAAACTTACAAAAGCATCATTGACAGCATCTATAAAGCTATCCTCTGACAACTGTTTCAGATGTTTGGCATTCTCTGTTGTTGTTGTCCATATCAAACAACTGTCTGTATTGGAAAGcttaaaaatcagaaaaaaattgttattcagGTATACCAGTACATTTGAATTCATATTTGGCATGGTtaaatgcatatacatgtaactgcAAATGGCAGAAGTATCATTCTTAGATTTGTCAATAAAGATATTCTATAGTAAATGATGAAACAGATAAATAGTAAAGAAATGAAAGTCTGCAAGCTTGAGATCATATTTAGATAACATCAGAACAACACAATACAGCCATGTATGTCATACATTGCATTGTACTCAGAATAAATGAGGAAACCTTGACTacttttttgcctttttttataCCATAGTTTTATACAAAATCAGCTCAGTAGTTTAAGACttacatttaattaaaatacaataagtTTGAAAAATACATTAGCTTTCAGATCACTGATACAAGGTTAAACTTATACacatatggaaatatttttatcatatatatactcTTACAGGAAGCATTGCAATAGGTCCTGTAGGTAAAAATCTTTGCCATGCAACATTATTTTCTGTGTCctataaaataaagattataacatTACACAGTATGAAAACACATATATGTTAAAGAccataagaaagaaacaaatatgctttatttaaaagttttaattgcAAATGTAAAAGAATAACCAATAAGAGAAGAGCTCATTACAAATAATGGTAATAATTTATTCCAAAACAAGGACCCTATTGCTGAAGTTTCAACATACATATAAATTTCACAGGTAAACTTACACAAACATATGTCTTAACCACAATTTCTTTGTGTACTGGTTTATAAGTGTTAGTATAATACAGGCTTTTTACATGTGTTCATGCTCATTATCTGATTGAACAGAACATATTAATTACACTTGGTTTTATACAATGAatgcgatttttttttcagttgctACATATTAAGGCtttattattgaattatttaaatcattcctTATTttagtactgtggattcatttttttacgtgggtaccaattttcgtggaatgaagaaaactttcattttcatgaataccgtatttaatttttttgttttccaaaagtCTGCATTTGATCAGACAGCAAATTTGcaattcattaaattttaaaaaattcatgtCCTCCCAGTACCAAcgaaaaccacaaaaattggtatccaacgaataattaTGGATCCACAGTATCTAAATGCTTTTTTCGAACACACAAAATTTTCTCTTTTTCCCTAGGTTTTTATACATACCCCTGTTAGTTTCAGTGTGGCAACAAGTCCAGATTGACCATAATCTGATCTCAATGTGTGAAATTCACAAGCTTTCCTTACTGTAGAGTTCATACCATCTGCTCCAATCTGTAATATCACACATGTTTAGAAATTACAGAATAAACCGAAAATAtactaaaaattaataaatgttgaaatatgaaatttttagtTGAGACATTGAGAACTGCACTTTGTTTGGTGAAAATCaacaaatatgattttgaaaaaggtcaCATGTGCCTGACTTTAAAAAACTAATAATTCACCAAAAACATCACTTACCCTGACAAATGTATCAGCATACTTGACTGTGTAATTTTTCTGTGAAATATGTTATGCAAAAATATCCACTGTATATACTAACCAGCAGTTTTGTCTTTATTTCACTACCATCATTCAGTTGAACTGTTACCCAAGAGTTCTGGTCAAGACTATCATGTCCTGGGGTAATACCAGGTATTATATATGACTTGGCTGATGtgttgtattttatgtttagaTTTTGAGAATTTGGTAAGGATCTTTTCACTGCTTCTAAAATCACATCATTTTCAACAATGTAAGCCAAGTTATCAtttaaatcatcattattgaaggtGATCATAGAGTCTGAACATGAATCCCAAAcctgtaaaatattaaatttataatttaattacaCAATTACTGCTGTAAAACAATAGAATGAAAATATTCTACTACCATGGTAATCAATCTTTGATATAACTGTATTATTCAtttgcaatacattttatatacactGTACTAACAATTGAGAAagttaataataatttatctttttgcAAGTTTATGAAATAGTTTCTATATCTTCTAATGATTTTAAGTATGACATGCATTACACATAGTAAagttgaaaatgatattttatcagGTTATCTTATCTATTATATAATTCAAGTTTTTTTCCTGAATGAAGGGTATTACATGGATGAATGAATTGGTGTTTTAACATCCAGTGGTAGGGTTTTATAAAATTACGGTATCTATTTGATAGTTCTGTTCAATAAGTCATTTTTTCTAAATGTCATATGGTTTTGTCATTGAATAGCGGTCTCATTGATAATGATTTATACCAAACATCCCTTCTATTATACTTGATGGATGACAGGCAGCAAGTGAGTTTATTTATTCCTGTTGACCTTTGAGACCAGGAAAGCTGTACTGTTTAACATGTCACACAAAGTAGTTATCACAAACCTGCATTCTTTTAACTGGTTGACATCTCATTTGCAGAATTTCATCCCAAACTCCAAGACCTATTCATCAAAAAGAAGTAGGTTTTAAACATACTATTTTACTGctgaaatgtttaataaaatattttactgtaTGTATTTTTGATGTACAatagtaatttattttgaaaactttataattttgtcctagtgtaaaaaaaaattataaagatacaCGTATACATCTTGCctatacaaaatatgtattaaataagatatcagTAGACATCATTACGCATATATCTACAATGCAATCtagtatttttcatttatggTCCATTTTAGTACTACTGTATCCCCTGCCTGTCAACACTGTCATTGACTGTGGTTGTGAGTTTAATCCTGCACATAACAGGTgcttgactccaatcttaattgattaGGATTGCAAGCTTTCCTGGTTCTGTCCAGCCACtccagcttcctccaccaattaAAACTGACCACCATGAAATAGCaaaatagtgctgaaagtggtgcTTAACACCTTTTaatcatatatgttatgtttttataattctgaactaattttgtatgaaatatttaccactTAGAAGTTTAACAGTAGCAGGACTCAGAGCACATGTACGATTGCTGTATTCTGATGGTAGATCAAACTTTTTCTCTGAGGCTGATTCTAGTAACACAATCTTTTTTCCATGGAGAAGTCCTTCTTTTCCTAAAATTAAGCCAAgaatcatttgaaatttattgaaattacaCAACCACACATATTgctgatttaattttattaaataaattacaaatacaataaaCCAACATATTTTCACTGATACTTTGTTTGTGTTTTACCCTTTCTAGATCACTTGACAGctatttagtttatatttatatatacattccaTATCTCTATGCCAATAGTTTATAATGAGTTGTATAGAAGTTCCTAGTACAACATTATGGCAGATGTAATCCTGCAAATGGTAGATACATTTGTAACTCTATATTGCTTAATGACAAAGCACTGCTGAAATGTTGGCTTACATATAAGTTAGTAATTTTATATATAGgatgcaatcaacagtttttttctatgacatCATATTTTGGGAGACCATGTATAAGTGACCCTTTgtggtggactgattaataaagatacttgtataaaactagatatcactaGAATCAAAAtattctctagtttataatggaataaaaaaaagtgtacttttaatagtataAACAAGTTTTTTACAGAGAAACTGAGAAAAAACATTGCCTAATTATTTAAGCTTAAAAAACCTGAAATCAGGTCATGTGTACACCCCTGAAGACATGATAcctgcacatttttcataatcaaaattgtataaatttcatagatttttacctggtctttcaGAAAATTCATGCTTCAGTGTACGTTcacctgctccgaaaagagctacagtggctgcaaattagttttcaattttcactgccaaaaaaaacagactgtttacagtgttgtctcccctcaaaacatgtatatttaatctaatttttaaagttatttttatcattcaaccTGCTTTAATTAAAGttaattaacatatttatacaaccaaatacaaaaaatatgatacttttttcaccaattatgttgataaaaagggacttccCTCCATGTCTATTTTTGGTcagggaataacccctagtttttaatacgaaactgtttatagcacccataagttattatgaaatatataatactaCTGGTAGAGAACCGGTTACGGTCAGAATTCGACAGTTTTCTCAAATAATATTGTCAGGAACACTTAAGGGAAATATTCTCTCAAcaaaaaaccagatgctccacatgGCCCAGCTTTATATGACCGCAGTggtccaaccctgaacagttgggcaagtatggacacaacattcaagcttgatacagctctgaattagGATTGTGATTAAGTAGTTGAAAccacataggtttctgacacagaatgaatgctttttttgggccccttattccaaaacggtAGGGACCATATCATCCCAGAAATCagtcccaaccttccttttcaGATATTGaacctttttataaaatttcatacagatccattcacttaaactaaagttattcaggcccgtagccaggaatttccaaaggggggttcgtttgactcacaaactcgactttaacagtcacaattcgaacagaacatcgaCTATAACAGTGCTTATtagttttcaagggggggttcgtccgaaccccccgaacccccctggctacgggtatgttATTATCTGGACAAAAACTATATGTTAATGTAGCCTAGGAAattcgtcctgaacatgcatgaaatatttgccactggacgttaagcaaccaacaactATTCAATATAGACATTGTCTTGGTATAAAGCTGGTATTTAAGGTCTTCCTCATATTATTTAATAGTCACTTGGAAGGATTACTGTCAATGTATAATAGCCTTTAATAGGACACTGACTGATCCTTATTAGACATTGGTAGGATAGTGACTAGTGTGTTTTTCATTTCGTAATTTCAAATTACCAAGGGCACATGCCAATGTCGTTCCGACCATTCCACCACCTGATATAACGATATCAACTGTATCTTTGTTAGCATCTGTGTTAGTCTGTAACGTCCTGAATacattataacttatattgcAGTGTCGGGCTAGTTTTAAACAACAGACACTTTTTCTCACAAGTTTACcggacatttttgttttttaaagttatttccctttgccGGCTGTCAGCTGTAAAAAGCGCTGCGTAAAAAGTTATCGCCAGATTGTTTCTCAGTGGGGTTAAAAGGGAAACCGCTGTACACCAACTATCACCCACTTTTGTTGTAGTGATGCGGTGTTTTCTCATTTCGCCTTAGCTGTGAATTCCAGATAAAAAAGGTAGAAATATACTAAGGACAGATGGGAATTGAACTTAGACGAAATGTGaatttagattaaaatattaaataaacaaatattcctATATCAAATTAAACCTTTgtgattttataacaatttgaaCAACATGTAATTAGGGAATTGTTTCTCTTGAActattattttttccaaaagtgatcattttatgatttcaaaagtTGTGACATCAGGAAAAatctacaattaaaaaaatgttgttggAAAGTtgcttcttttgaaaaattgtttgtatcatatttaataaaagttgaaacttttttttcaattcgtgcagttagaaaaatcaaaataatttaattatccTTTACagtagggacgacatcaaaagttcaatgaaggataaaaaaaaaaacttaactaaaatacggtgacctatatatcaGACAATTTATGAGTAATTTAGTCTCTTGgagagagttgtcttattgacaatcataccacatcttctctttatAAGATCATCttaaagatgtggtatgattgccgatgagacttctctctacaagagacaaaattttg comes from the Mytilus trossulus isolate FHL-02 chromosome 3, PNRI_Mtr1.1.1.hap1, whole genome shotgun sequence genome and includes:
- the LOC134712025 gene encoding ubiquinone biosynthesis monooxygenase COQ6, mitochondrial-like isoform X2, encoding MRCQPVKRMQVWDSCSDSMITFNNDDLNDNLAYIVENDVILEAVKRSLPNSQNLNIKYNTSAKSYIIPGITPGHDSLDQNSWVTVQLNDGSEIKTKLLIGADGMNSTVRKACEFHTLRSDYGQSGLVATLKLTGDTENNVAWQRFLPTGPIAMLPLSNTDSCLIWTTTTENAKHLKQLSEDSFIDAVNDAFWHDRDMNSLAISAGGILNGVLNNILPGGASHSRQLPPTVVGVAVNSRAAFPLGLLHSSSYAGHRVALIGDAAHRIHPLAGQGVNLGFGDVACLTDLLVEAVKNGTDLGSLALMAEYETQRQRSVLPVVGVIDGLQRLYSNSFTPIVMLRSLGLQTVNSLHFLKKIVIKQAST
- the LOC134712025 gene encoding ubiquinone biosynthesis monooxygenase COQ6, mitochondrial-like isoform X1, with product MSGKLVRKSVCCLKLARHCNISYNVFRTLQTNTDANKDTVDIVISGGGMVGTTLACALGKEGLLHGKKIVLLESASEKKFDLPSEYSNRTCALSPATVKLLSGLGVWDEILQMRCQPVKRMQVWDSCSDSMITFNNDDLNDNLAYIVENDVILEAVKRSLPNSQNLNIKYNTSAKSYIIPGITPGHDSLDQNSWVTVQLNDGSEIKTKLLIGADGMNSTVRKACEFHTLRSDYGQSGLVATLKLTGDTENNVAWQRFLPTGPIAMLPLSNTDSCLIWTTTTENAKHLKQLSEDSFIDAVNDAFWHDRDMNSLAISAGGILNGVLNNILPGGASHSRQLPPTVVGVAVNSRAAFPLGLLHSSSYAGHRVALIGDAAHRIHPLAGQGVNLGFGDVACLTDLLVEAVKNGTDLGSLALMAEYETQRQRSVLPVVGVIDGLQRLYSNSFTPIVMLRSLGLQTVNSLHFLKKIVIKQAST